GAAGTGATCTGCGAGGTCTGGTAGCGATGTCGCGCATCGGCAACAAGGCGATCGCGGTGCCGAAGGGCGTCGAGCTCTCGGTGGCCGACGGCTCGCTCTCGGTGAAGGGGCCGAAGGGGACGCTGACGCGTCCGCTGCCGCCGAAGATCGACGTCCGCATCGACGACGGCACCGTCACGTTCGCACGGCCCGCCCACGACACGAAGACGCGCGCCCTCCACGGGCTCGCGCGCGCGCTCGTGAACAACATGGTCACGGGCGTGACCGAGGGCTTCAAGAGGGAGCTCGAGATCCAGGGCGTCGGCTACCGCGCGAACGCGAGCGGCCAGACGCTCAACCTCCTGCTCGGCTTCTCGCATCCCGTCGAGATGCCGGTGCCGGAGGGGCTCTCCGTGTCGGTCGAGGCGAACACGACGATCCGGATCGAGGGCATCGACAAGCAGCAGGTCGGCCAGTTCGCGGCCGACATCCGCTCGCTCCGGCCGCCCGAGCCCTACAAGGGCAAGGGCGTCC
This region of Myxococcota bacterium genomic DNA includes:
- the rplF gene encoding 50S ribosomal protein L6; translated protein: MSRIGNKAIAVPKGVELSVADGSLSVKGPKGTLTRPLPPKIDVRIDDGTVTFARPAHDTKTRALHGLARALVNNMVTGVTEGFKRELEIQGVGYRANASGQTLNLLLGFSHPVEMPVPEGLSVSVEANTTIRIEGIDKQQVGQFAADIRSLRPPEPYKGKGVRYAGERVRRKVGKTGAGK